The Pyrus communis chromosome 2, drPyrComm1.1, whole genome shotgun sequence genome includes a window with the following:
- the LOC137724620 gene encoding berberine bridge enzyme-like 17, translated as MKLQTCPLIFILCVFALSISWATSDSSLGDFFHCLPKHSQSSFPISEAIYTRENTTFPSVLLAYIRNLRHSTTTTSQPLAIVAAKHQSHVQATVICAQHGVHIRIRSGGHDYEGLSFISYIPNVPYIVLDMFNLRSIDINVTDESAWVQAGAIIGELYFKIAEKSKAFGFPGGVCPTVATGGHFSGGGYGPMMRKYGLATDNIEDAKIVNVNGTILDRKSMGEDLFWAIRGGGGASFGVILSWKIKLVTVPANVTVFKVQKTLEEGAINVLYQWQHVVPKLPKEIFIRATSKVINTITNSTSQEGKNNKTGQVTFFGQFLGQTDQLLSLINESFPELGLQRTDCLEMSWVESTLFFAEYPLGTPINALLSRPNKPPPFFFKGKSDYVKEPIPKEGLESIWKMMIDIGTTHMQWNPYGGRMSEISESDTPFPHRAGNLFMIQYWTYWLEEGIEANNRHLNVSRKLYETTTPFVSKSPREALQNYRDLHIAANLRNQTNLETAKLYGSAYYKGNFERLVRVKSVADPQNFFKHEQSIPPL; from the coding sequence ATGAAGCTACAAACCTGTCCACTAATCTTTATTCTCTGTGTCTTTGCGCTCTCAATATCATGGGCAACTTCCGATTCATCTCTCGGCGATTTTTTCCACTGCCTTCCAAAACACTCTCAATCCTCCTTTCCAATTTCCGAAGCCATTTACACCCGTGAGAATACCACTTTTCCGTCTGTTTTGCTGGCATACATTAGAAACCTCAGACATTCTACAACCACAACTTCACAACCTTTGGCTATTGTTGCAGCCAAGCATCAATCTCATGTCCAAGCTACTGTCATCTGTGCACAACATGGGGTGCATATTAGGATTCGGAGTGGTGGGCATGACTATGAGGGCCTATCCTTCATATCTTACATACCAAATGTCCCCTATATTGTTCTTGACATGTTTAATCTCCGATCCATTGACATTAATGTCACGGATGAGAGCGCTTGGGTTCAGGCTGGGGCTATTATAGGCGAACTTTATTTCAAAATTGCTGAGAAAAGCAAGGCTTTTGGATTTCCTGGTGGAGTTTGTCCAACTGTTGCTACTGGTGGCCACTTTAGTGGTGGCGGGTATGGACCTATGATGAGAAAATATGGCCTTGCAACGGATAACATTGAAGATGCCAAAATAGTTAATGTGAATGGTACAATTCTTGATAGAAAGTCAATGGGAGAAGATCTGTTTTGGGCCATTAGAGGAGGTGGTGGAGCGAGCTTTGGAGTTATTCTGTCATGGAAGATCAAGTTGGTTACAGTTCCTGCCAATGTGACTGTGTTCAAAGTTCAAAAGACCTTGGAAGAAGGCGCTATCAATGTTCTTTATCAGTGGCAACATGTTGTACCTAAGCTGCCTAAAGAGATCTTCATCAGAGCAACTTCAAAAGTCATTAATACTATTACTAATAGTACTAGCCAAGAAGGCAAGAATAATAAGACTGGGCAAGTTACATTCTTTGGTCAGTTCTTAGGGCAAACAGACCAGCTTCTTTCATTGATAAATGAGAGCTTTCCTGAATTGGGTTTACAACGAACGGACTGCCTTGAAATGAGTTGGGTAGAATCTACTTTGTTTTTTGCTGAATACCCACTTGGAACCCCCATAAATGCTCTACTTAGCAGGCCAAATAAGCCTCCGCCATTCTTCTTCAAAGGCAAATCGGATTATGTGAAGGAACCTATTCCAAAAGAAGGCTTGGAATCCATATGGAAGATGATGATTGATATAGGGACAACTCACATGCAATGGAACCCTTATGGAGGAAGAATGAGTGAGATTTCTGAGTCTGACACTCCATTCCCTCACAGAGCTGGAAACCTATTTATGATCCAGTACTGGACGTATTGGTTGGAAGAAGGGATTGAGGCTAATAATCGGCACCTAAACGTGTCAAGAAAATTGTACGAAACTACCACTCCATTTGTTTCCAAGAGCCCAAGAGAGGCATTACAAAACTACAGGGATCTGCACATTGCTGCGAATCTGCGTAATCAGACAAACCTTGAAACCGCTAAGCTTTATGGAAGCGCGTATTATAAAGGTAATTTTGAGAGGTTGGTGCGTGTGAAAAGTGTGGCTGATCCTCAGAATTTTTTCAAGCATGAACAAAGTATTCCACCTCTTTAA
- the LOC137724621 gene encoding uncharacterized protein, giving the protein MPSAPRIARLEGCPNELKDRPEDWEWLCKHFMDPKFVKKSIAGKKARDSKTLLHHSGSKPFSYRLEARRQEGSKFPQIDLFNDVYVRPGNETAKEIHDVMVEKSTAVLQEATSQLPPETPIEDVNVPEDADIQIVTEVLDQKLGRRYGKIVRCMGKAGVRETGASSSRSSTGEVNALKEEVTTLKGQLAAQGEYIKAQDERMSMIVQALAMSGLQIPMPTRDVAPPSTSQPLHPADTQ; this is encoded by the exons atgccttccgctccaaga ATTGCTCGCCTAGAAGGTTGCCCAAACGAGTTGAAGGACCGGCCAGAGGATTGGGAGTGGCTCTGTAAACATTTTATGGATCCaaaatttgtg AAGAAATCTATTGCTGGCAAGAAAGCTCGGGACTCAAAGACACTTCTCCACCATTCCGGTTCAAAGCCCTTTTCGTATAGGCTTGAGGCACGACGTcag gagggTTCTAAGTTCCCACAGATTGACTTGTTCAATGACGTTTACGTTCGACCCGGCAATGAGACCGCTAAGGAGATTCAT GATGTTATGGTGGAAAAGTCCACTGCTGTTCTCCAAGAAGCAACATCGCAGCTTCCCCCGGAGACCCCGATCGAGGACGTCAATGTACCCGAGGATGCAGATATTCAGATCGTGACTGAGGTCTTGGATCAGAAGTTGGGTCGTCGTTATGGCAAGATTGTTCGATGTATGGGGAAGGCGGGGGTTCGTGAGACGGGTGCCTCCTCTTCCAGATCGTCCACAGGAGAGGTCAATGCCTTGAAGGAGGAAGTGACAACCCTAAAAGGTCAGCTTGCGGCCCAGGGCGAGTACATTAAGGCCCAGGACGAGAGGATGAGTATGATTGTACAAGCCTTAGCGATGTCCGGCCTCCAGATCCCGATGCCAACACGTGATGTTGCTCCACCTTCAACTTCCCAGCCACTTCACCCAGCTGATACCCAGTAG